The following coding sequences lie in one Flavobacteriales bacterium genomic window:
- a CDS encoding DEAD/DEAH box helicase, which produces MSYSSFSEAVSLLQNAQLIQHSESFELAKYCAGLLRDKTLEDNGRELIIRVLDAWDKIDTATKPMWNDLIEASGLYPYVNDEFIKGAGLLRYELHRSPFLKDYFLHEEQHQISMNLLSEESVVLSAPTSFGKSLLIQEIVASGKYKNIVIVQPTLALLDETRKKLRKYGDKYKIILSTSHEPSETDGNVFLFTGERVVEYKHFNTVDFFVIDEFYKLSPDRDDERAVI; this is translated from the coding sequence ATGAGCTATTCAAGCTTTTCTGAAGCCGTTTCGCTTCTGCAAAATGCTCAACTGATACAGCACAGTGAAAGCTTTGAACTTGCCAAGTATTGCGCAGGCTTGCTAAGAGACAAAACACTTGAAGATAATGGTAGAGAGTTGATAATACGAGTTCTGGATGCTTGGGATAAAATTGATACTGCAACAAAACCAATGTGGAATGACCTCATTGAGGCAAGTGGCCTCTACCCGTACGTAAATGATGAATTTATCAAAGGAGCCGGGTTGTTACGCTATGAATTACATCGATCCCCCTTCTTAAAGGATTACTTCCTCCACGAAGAACAACACCAAATTTCAATGAATCTGCTTTCGGAAGAGAGCGTTGTACTGAGTGCACCGACAAGTTTTGGAAAAAGCCTTTTGATACAGGAAATAGTAGCAAGTGGCAAATACAAAAACATTGTAATTGTACAACCTACTTTAGCATTACTTGATGAAACCCGTAAGAAGCTGAGAAAATATGGGGATAAATACAAAATCATCCTGTCCACATCACATGAACCAAGTGAGACCGATGGCAATGTATTTCTGTTTACAGGTGAACGGGTTGTTGAATACAAACATTTTAATACTGTTGACTTTTTTGTTATAGATGAGTTTTACAAACTCAGTCCGGACAGAGATGACGAGCGTGCCGTCATATT